The following proteins come from a genomic window of Plectropomus leopardus isolate mb chromosome 11, YSFRI_Pleo_2.0, whole genome shotgun sequence:
- the LOC121950201 gene encoding protein NLRC5-like, protein MGQSEANSVLGLLAAMEGLTRMEEIELEGWRMADRGIEQLSRLLPIWTELKKISLSKNLIDDQSGDTLLEALTSCRHLQELQ, encoded by the exons ATGGGACAATCAGAAGCAAACAGTGTTTTAGGTCTTCTGGCTGCTATGGAGGGACTCACACGCATGGAGGAGATAGA GTTGGAGGGCTGGAGGATGGCTGATAGAGGGATAGAGCAGCTGAGCAGACTTCTTCCTATCTGGACGGAGCTCAAGAAGATCAG TCTGTCAAAGAACCTCATCGATGACCAATCAGGAGACACACTACTGGAGGCTTTGACGAGCTGCAGACACCTGCAAGAGCTCCAGTAa